The following proteins are co-located in the Lentibacillus sp. JNUCC-1 genome:
- a CDS encoding PH domain-containing protein, giving the protein MKYVFYEDYLYIKGGPFRSRIAYKDITRVSPSHDVFTGYRVLSSRDGLELFYTTGLMGSVKISPEDQGMFLKELQERAPDVQIDSTLKPDCS; this is encoded by the coding sequence GTGAAGTATGTGTTTTACGAGGACTATTTGTATATTAAAGGCGGGCCCTTCCGCAGTCGTATTGCTTACAAAGACATTACGCGCGTGAGCCCATCACACGATGTTTTCACAGGATATCGCGTGCTATCTTCCCGTGATGGTCTGGAATTGTTTTACACAACGGGGCTGATGGGCAGTGTGAAAATATCACCAGAGGATCAGGGGATGTTTTTGAAGGAGTTACAAGAGCGGGCGCCAGATGTACAGATAGATTCAACGCTTAAGCCAGATTGCTCATAA
- a CDS encoding NAD(P)/FAD-dependent oxidoreductase, with the protein MTYDVIVIGGGPAGLMASVAAAEAGASVLLVDKGKKLGRKLAISGGGRCNVTNRMPLDQLIKHLPGNGKFLYSAFSNFNNESIIQYFEGLGIPLKEEDRGRMFPVSDSAKTVVDALLNELRRHGVTMRTSTRVQDILYHNDAVQGIRLDTGEEIEAPSVILASGGKSVPNTGSTGDGYPWAEKAGHTITELYPTEVPLTSSEPFIKNKTLQGLSLSDVALTAWSPKQKAIKTHRWDMIFTHFGVSGPAALRLSQYVVKALKKYNASYVTMTIDLFPDEGEQNVFDRLLSASKREPNKALRNVWKPIVSERYLLFLLEQIGLDAKTTYHQLPKQQVRELVKLIKAFPVKIDGTLSIEKAFITGGGVSLKEVNPKTLASKKMDGLYFCGEVLDIHGYTGGYNITAAFVTGHAAGTDAAERSEWFRK; encoded by the coding sequence ATGACATATGATGTAATCGTAATCGGCGGCGGTCCTGCCGGGCTGATGGCGTCAGTCGCTGCGGCTGAAGCAGGGGCGTCGGTACTTTTAGTTGATAAAGGCAAGAAACTCGGTCGTAAACTCGCCATCTCTGGTGGGGGACGCTGCAACGTCACAAACCGGATGCCGCTCGATCAATTGATCAAACACCTGCCGGGGAATGGAAAGTTTTTATACAGTGCCTTTTCTAATTTCAACAACGAAAGTATCATTCAATACTTCGAAGGGCTGGGCATTCCGTTGAAAGAAGAGGACAGGGGGCGGATGTTCCCGGTGTCTGACAGCGCCAAGACAGTTGTAGATGCATTGTTGAATGAGCTCCGCCGCCACGGGGTGACAATGCGGACGTCCACGCGCGTACAGGACATTCTCTATCACAACGACGCAGTGCAAGGCATCCGTCTGGACACTGGTGAAGAAATTGAAGCACCGAGCGTGATCCTCGCTTCTGGAGGGAAGTCTGTGCCAAACACAGGCTCAACGGGGGATGGCTACCCATGGGCAGAAAAGGCCGGACACACGATCACTGAGCTGTATCCGACAGAAGTGCCGCTCACGTCCAGCGAACCTTTTATCAAAAACAAGACACTCCAGGGCTTGTCCCTCAGCGATGTCGCACTCACTGCATGGTCGCCAAAACAAAAGGCCATCAAAACCCATCGCTGGGACATGATTTTCACCCATTTCGGTGTATCGGGGCCGGCCGCCCTCAGACTGAGTCAGTACGTGGTTAAGGCTTTGAAAAAATACAATGCGAGCTATGTGACGATGACGATTGATCTTTTCCCGGACGAAGGGGAGCAAAATGTGTTCGACCGTCTCCTGTCCGCTTCGAAACGCGAACCGAACAAAGCACTTCGAAACGTTTGGAAGCCCATTGTGTCTGAGCGGTATCTCTTGTTTTTGTTGGAACAGATCGGACTTGATGCCAAAACGACGTATCATCAGCTTCCTAAACAACAGGTGCGCGAACTTGTCAAACTGATCAAAGCGTTTCCGGTGAAGATTGACGGTACGCTCTCAATCGAGAAAGCTTTTATCACCGGTGGGGGTGTCTCCCTGAAAGAAGTCAATCCTAAAACACTTGCTTCAAAAAAGATGGACGGCTTGTACTTTTGCGGTGAGGTCCTCGATATCCACGGATACACTGGAGGCTACAACATTACCGCAGCCTTTGTGACAGGACATGCGGCTGGGACGGACGCAGCCGAGCGATCTGAGTGGTTTAGAAAATAA
- a CDS encoding DUF6036 family nucleotidyltransferase, whose amino-acid sequence MSLIEEAKISLKKLEGKSKFEKMVQTAAILTQVFEQEELKPIIVGGLAVEIYTRSEYTTLDIDLVFSQRQLADEYLEQLGFIAEGRHWYHEQLMISVEIPDDMLEGADYNRVIKLNLSESEHVYVIGIEDIILDRLRACVHWKSSSDCEWGKRLFLLHQEKLDLNYLCTTSQKDNTYQKLQLWLDDSV is encoded by the coding sequence ATGAGCTTGATTGAGGAAGCGAAAATCAGTTTAAAGAAACTTGAAGGAAAATCTAAGTTCGAAAAAATGGTGCAGACAGCGGCGATATTAACTCAGGTGTTTGAACAGGAAGAGTTAAAGCCCATTATTGTAGGAGGACTGGCTGTTGAAATCTATACGCGCAGTGAATACACCACTTTAGACATAGACCTTGTTTTCAGCCAGCGGCAATTGGCTGATGAGTATTTAGAACAACTGGGATTTATCGCTGAAGGACGTCATTGGTATCACGAGCAATTAATGATCAGCGTGGAAATACCTGATGACATGTTGGAGGGTGCTGACTACAATCGCGTCATAAAACTCAATCTTTCAGAATCAGAACACGTCTATGTGATTGGTATAGAAGATATTATTCTAGACCGGTTACGGGCATGTGTCCACTGGAAATCCTCATCTGATTGTGAGTGGGGCAAACGCCTTTTTTTACTTCATCAGGAAAAGCTTGATCTCAATTACCTCTGTACCACGTCACAAAAAGACAACACTTATCAAAAGCTGCAATTATGGTTAGACGATTCAGTATAA
- a CDS encoding TerC family protein: MESIWLEYAWTLLVLIGLEGILSADNALVMAVIAKHLPGDQKKKAINYGIIGAFIFRFGALFVISFIADVWQVQAVGAAYLIYLGMKHVLFRSKSDEDDNKQKNKGAGFWPTVFQIGLTDLAFAIDSILAAVALAIVLPDSPLPNFGGMDGAQFGIVLLAGIAGLILIKFAANWFISLLAKRPGLETTAYLIVAWVGVKLAVITLSHESVGVLDETFPNSSGWKITFWATLAAIAVIGWFTSGRKKE, translated from the coding sequence GTGGAAAGCATTTGGCTGGAATATGCATGGACATTACTGGTGCTGATCGGGCTTGAAGGGATCTTATCTGCGGACAACGCCCTTGTCATGGCGGTGATTGCAAAACATCTGCCGGGGGATCAGAAAAAGAAAGCGATCAACTACGGCATTATCGGGGCGTTTATCTTCAGGTTTGGCGCCCTGTTTGTCATTTCATTTATTGCGGATGTATGGCAGGTTCAGGCAGTCGGAGCGGCTTACCTGATTTATCTGGGCATGAAGCATGTCTTGTTTCGTTCGAAAAGTGATGAAGACGACAATAAGCAAAAAAACAAAGGTGCCGGATTCTGGCCAACTGTTTTTCAAATTGGACTCACTGACCTAGCTTTTGCCATCGATTCCATTCTTGCGGCGGTTGCCCTTGCGATCGTGCTGCCAGACAGCCCGTTGCCGAATTTTGGCGGAATGGACGGTGCGCAGTTTGGGATCGTGCTTTTGGCAGGGATCGCCGGGTTGATCTTGATCAAATTTGCCGCCAACTGGTTCATCAGCCTACTTGCTAAGCGGCCGGGTCTTGAAACAACCGCCTACTTGATTGTAGCGTGGGTCGGGGTGAAACTTGCTGTGATCACATTGAGCCATGAATCAGTCGGTGTTTTAGATGAAACCTTCCCCAATAGTTCAGGTTGGAAGATCACCTTTTGGGCAACCTTGGCAGCCATAGCCGTGATTGGGTGGTTCACTTCGGGGAGAAAGAAGGAATGA